Proteins encoded together in one uncultured Flavobacterium sp. window:
- a CDS encoding GNAT family N-acetyltransferase has protein sequence MTIKRIEPSETWEIRHEVMWPHKPVEFVQLEEDNLGLHFGVFDQEKLVSIVSCFIADQEMQFRKLATLEEYQGKGIASQLLNFIFEIAKEQNLRKIWCNARSNKKSFYEKLGMLDTHKIFSKEGQEFTIMEILL, from the coding sequence ATGACTATTAAAAGAATAGAACCTTCTGAAACCTGGGAGATCAGACATGAAGTTATGTGGCCTCATAAACCCGTTGAATTTGTACAATTAGAAGAAGATAATCTAGGATTGCATTTTGGTGTTTTTGATCAGGAAAAGTTAGTATCTATTGTTTCTTGTTTTATTGCAGATCAGGAAATGCAATTTAGAAAATTAGCAACTTTAGAAGAATATCAAGGTAAAGGAATTGCTTCTCAATTGTTAAATTTTATTTTTGAAATTGCTAAAGAACAAAATTTAAGAAAAATTTGGTGCAATGCAAGGAGCAATAAAAAGTCATTTTATGAGAAATTAGGAATGTTAGATACGCACAAAATTTTCTCAAAAGAAGGACAGGAATTTACAATAATGGAAATTTTATTATAG